A single region of the Gadus morhua chromosome 5, gadMor3.0, whole genome shotgun sequence genome encodes:
- the LOC115543634 gene encoding LOW QUALITY PROTEIN: histone H3.v1-like (The sequence of the model RefSeq protein was modified relative to this genomic sequence to represent the inferred CDS: inserted 3 bases in 2 codons), whose translation MEQQLTLNSDGSASTHSPSLQPLTWPPLTWPPPTHLXPPPTWPPPIWPPPTHLASIHLRRRRKRKGEEEVERRRKEEEEEEKEEEEEEEEEGXEEEEEEEREEEEEEREEEEEEEEEMRRGEEATPDDLIEACIHHYTSSLRSLFTTTPPL comes from the exons ATGGAACAACAGCTAACTCTTAATTCAGATGGCTCAG CCTCCACCCACTCACCTAGCCTCCAACCACTCACCTGGCCTCCACTCACCTGGCCTCCACCCACTCACCT GCCTCCACCCACCTGGCCTCCACCCATCTGGCCTCCACCCACTCACCTGGCCTCCATCCACCTG aggaggaggaggaagaggaagggagaggaggaggtggagaggaggaggaag gaggaagaggaggaggagaaggaggaggaagaggaggaggaggaggagg gggaggaggaggaggaggaggagagggaggaggaagaggaggagagggaggaggaggaagaggaggaggaggagatgcggcgaggagaggaggctaCTCCTGATGACCTCATTGAG GCCTGTATTCACCACTACACCTCCTCTCTACGGTCTCTATTCACCACTACACCTCCTCTCTAA